The Rana temporaria chromosome 4, aRanTem1.1, whole genome shotgun sequence genome contains a region encoding:
- the LOC120935855 gene encoding zinc finger protein 84-like, whose amino-acid sequence MEEKPFPCSECGKSFKNKSNLLKHQIVHTGEKPFECPECDKTFTQKSNLNLHMSIHTGAMLYPCLDCGKDFRVKANLITHQRIHTGEKPYQCSECENAFTSKSQLSRHQRSHTGEKPYECSECDKAFITKIRLDKHQRIHTGEKPYQCSQCNKAFTVREHLIKHERVHTREKPFQCFVCNKDFSDKSHLIRHQRIHTGERPYQCSKCDKAFTTREHLIKHERVHTGEKPYQCSECDKAFTQKAILIRHQRVHTGERPYQCSECDKAFKQKTDLNSHQWVHIKKRPYQCSEYNKALPSQRELVTHQSVHTNDNLIIFSDNH is encoded by the coding sequence ATGGAGGAGAAACCATTTCcgtgttctgaatgtggcaaatcTTTTAAAAACAAGTCAAATCTTTTGAAACACCAGAtagttcacactggagagaagccatttgaGTGTCCCGAATGTGACAAAACTTTTACACAGAAGAGTAATCTTAACTTACACATGAGCATTCACACTGGAGCAATGCTGTATCCGTGTTTGGATTGTGGCAAAGATTTTAGAGTGAAGGCAAATCTTATcacacaccagaggattcacactggggagaagccatatcagtgttctgaatgtgagaATGCTTTCACATCGAAGTCACAGCTTAGCAGACACCAGAGGAgtcacactggagagaaaccgtatgagtgttctgaatgtgataaagcttttaTAACCAAGATCAGGCTTGAcaaacaccagaggattcacactggagagaagccatatcagtgttctCAATGTAACAAAGCTTTTACAGTGAGAGAACACCTTATCAAACATGAGAGGGTGCACACTAGAGAGAAGCCGTTCCAGTGTTTTGTGTGTAATAAAGATTTTTCAGATAAGTCACACCTTATCAGACATCAGAGGATTCATACTGGTGAAAGGCCATATCAGTGTTcaaaatgtgacaaagcttttacaacAAGAGAACACCTTATCAAACACGAGAGGGtccacactggggagaagccgtatcaatgttctgaatgcgacaaagcttttacacagaAGGCAATCCTTATTAGACATcagagggttcacactggagaaaggCCATATCAGTGTTCAgaatgtgataaagcttttaAACAGAAGACCGATCTTAACTCGCACCAGTGGGTTCACATTAAAAAGAGGCCATATCAGTGTTCAGAATATAACAAAGCTTTGCCAAGCCAGAGAGAGCTCGTTACACACCAAAGTGTCCACACGAATgacaatttgattattttttcaGACAATCATTAA